From Corynebacterium aquatimens:
AGCCCAAGTTGGTGATCGGTGCCATCGCTGGAGCGATCACGAGCGTGCCTGCAGCCAAGCCAATGGCGGTACCCCACGCGAGGCCAGAAATCATCCATCCCGCTTTGCCGGAAGAGCGTTTAGACATTGATGCGCCTACTTTCTAACCGGGTGCCGGCTATCGGGACGGGTTGAACCAGCCCTGCACGTGGAGGGCGAAGTTATTCCAGGTGTCAATGAGGTTATCGTTGAAGCTGCCGTTACCGGTCAGCCCCACGACTAGGATGACGGTCGCGAGCGCCACCAAAATGCCCAGGATTGCCCATGCCCATGCGAATCCACCCGCGTTGGACGGGCGGTACAGGGACTCAATGACCGCAGCGTCCACGATGCGGTAACCGCCCTTGAGGCGAGTGAGTGCCGCGGCCGGGGTTGCGGACTCTTCCAGCGCGAAGATGCTGTCTAGATCCAGCTCATCGCCAACGGTGACGATGATTTCGGAGTTGTGGAACACGGCGAGCAAGATCGCCAGGTCAGTCGCAGAATCTGTTGCGGCCGGGAAAGTTCGCGCGCCAACGCCTAGGTCTTGGATGCGCTCCAGACCAGCCGCGTGCCCGTCAGGGTCAGCGGGCAAGATCACCTTCGCATCGCCGCGGAGGTTGTCGGCGGAGATCTCCGCCGGGTCACCCACGATGAGATCGCAGGAGTAGCCCAGGTCCAACAGCGTGTCCGCAGCAGCGCCAACACCAATGATCACGGGCTGGAACTCGCGGATAAAGTGGCGCAGGTTGCCAATTTTCTCGCGCGTGTCCACCGCGGGGCTGACCACTAAGACCTTGCGGCCGTCCATCATGTCGCCGAGGTCGGGCACGCCCACGCCGTCGACAAGCAATGGCGATTCAGCGTGAATGAACTCGGTGGTGTTGCCGAAGAACGCCTCCATGTTCTCCACGAGGTTACGCTGCGCAACGTCGTACGCATCATCCGCAACATCACGCTCCACCGGCGCTGCTTCGGCTACGAGCTTCTTGCCCACGTAAATGTCGCCGCTGGGGTGCACCGCACCCTTCTTGCCATCGCGGAACGCGCCGCGCAGCTCCGTGCTGGCGTTTTCAAACAGCGGGATGTCCGCGTCCATTAGCAGCAGAGGACCGTAATTAGGCATCTTGCCCGTGGAGAACTGCGCGAAGTTAATCACCGCGGCCGGACGGGCGTCGGCCAAGAACTGCGCCTCGCGGCGGCTCATATCCGGCGAGTCAACAACGGCGATGTCCCCCGCGCCGAGCTTGCGTAGGCCCCTGCCCTTGCCCTGCGGAGTGCAGTCACGAAGGTTGCCCCCGCGCACGCCGGTACGGCCTTCGGTGTCGGAAGATGGTGAAAAGACGCTCATGCGCGCAATTCTTACCGACGACGTGGCGAAATTAAGGGAGGCGCGCCGTCACTTAACCCTTCGGATTCTCAGCAGCTTCCGTCTCCCGCACGTCAACGCGCGCCTTTTCCAACAGTTCCTTCGCGTGCGCGCGCCCCGTCTCCGAATCCTCCATGCCCGCCAGCATGCGGGCCAGTTCCTCTACCCGTTCCTCATCGCTCAGTTGCACGACCCCCGATGTGACCGAGGAGTCGCCTACGTTCTTTGACACGTGAAGGTGCGCGTCAGCGTACGCCGCTACCTGCGGTAAGTGAGTGACCACGATGACTTGGTTGCGGCGCGCAAGGCGTGCGAGCCGTTTCCCGATCTCCACCGCGGCGCGGCCACCCACGCCTGCGTCGACCTCATCAAAGACCATCGTGTGGCCACTGCGGTGCGTGGAAAGCACCACCTCAAGAGCCAGCATGACGCGCGAAAGCTCACCGCCCGAGGCACTCGTTGCCAGCGGCTGCGGCTCCGCCGTCGCATTGGGCGCGAGCCGCAGTTCCACCACGTCCGCCCCATCCGGGCCTGGCTCCCGCGGTTCAACAACCACAGCGATGCGGGCCTTCGGCATAGCCAAACCACGCAATTCCGCAGTCACGGCTTTTTCCAGATCGTTCGCCGCACGGGTCCGCGCCGCAGTGAGTTTCTTCGCCCGCGCGGCCATCTGCTTCTCCGCATCACGCACGGCAGCAGCAAGCTTTTCGACGGCTTCCGCGGACGTATCGATTTTGTCCAGTCGCGCCAAGGCCTTGTCCCGCCATGCAAGAACCCCGTCGATATCGGGGGCGTACTTACGCGTCAGGGTTTTCAACTCCTGCTGGCGGGTCAGCAACGTATCCAGCTCCCCTGGATCACTGGGCAGCCCAGCGAGGTAGCGGCCAAGCTCGCCGGAAATATCCGATAGCTCCGACGCCACCTCGCTTAGCCGTTCGCCGAGCTCTTTGAGGGCTTCATCGCTTGACGACGACAGCGCGCCACTAGCGTGGCCGATCAAAGTTGATGCCGGTTCTTCTTCCCCATAGCCGCCACCGGAGGGATCCCCGTCGAGCGCGGTCAGCGCTAGAGTCGCTGCGTCATGCAGTGCATCCACGTCTTGGAGCCGCTTAATCGTTGCAATGAGTTCTTCGTCTTCACCGGCGACAGGTTCCACGGCGTTAATCTCATCCACCGCAAAGCGAAGACGATCGACCTCCTGCTCCAACTCCCGGCGTTGCTCCGTGCGCTGGCGCAGATCCTTGGCCAGCTCGCGCCACGTTGACCACGCCGAAACATAGCCGTCACGGATTGCTTCAATCTCCGGGGCGAACGCATCTAAGGCACCCAACTGCTCCGCCGGTGCAAGCAAGCGCAGCTGGTCGTTCTGGCCATGAATGGTGAGCAACCGGGACGTGATCTCCCCCAAAGTTCCCGCCGGCACCGTTCTGCCCCCGAGGTGCGCGCGGGAACGCCCCGTCGCTTTCACCGATCTGGCCGCCACATATTCGCGATGGTGACCGTCACCGGAATCATCCGCTTGTGCGCCGGTTTCCGCGATCGCCGACATGAGCGCGGTGTCGTCTTCATCAACAGCGAAGACTCCCTCAACGACAGCCTGGTCAGAACCAGTTCTTACTTTCGAGGAATCCGCCTTGCCGCCGGACAACAACCGCAAGCCCGTGACCACCATGGTCTTACCAGCACCCGTCTCACCAGTGAGCACGGTCAGCCCAGGAGAGAACTCCACCTGCGCGTGCGGAATGACTCCCAAGTTGGTGATAGATATATCGAGAAGCATCTGTCTTTAAGCTGTCCGCGCTGCTTAGGCTCCGGGCCCGCGCCACCCGTACACAGGCAGCCGCAGCTTGTTCACTAACCGGTCCGTAAACGGCGAGTCATCCAACCGCACCAAACGCACGGGCTTGCTGCCGCGCACAACCTCCAAGCGCGACCCGGGCGGCATGGGGATATGACGAAAACCGTCGAGGATGACGTCTGCCGGGCTCGTTGTCACCAATGACTCCACCGCGACAGTGGAACTGGGCGATACCACCAACGGCTTAGTAAACAGCGCGTGAGCGTTGTTGGGAACCACCAAGATCGCATCCAACTCCGGCCACAACACCGGCCCTCCCGCGGAGAAGGCGTACGCCGTGGATCCGGTCGGCGTAGAAATCAACACGCCATCGCACCCAAACGAGGACACCGGGCGGAAGTCAACCTCCAAAATCGCGTCCAAGACGCCGCGCCGGTCCTGATTTTCCAAGCTTGCCTCGTTGAGCGCCCAGCCTTCACCGAGCAGCCTGCCGTATCCGTCATGCACCGTGACATCAATGGTCATTCGAGCCGCCACGCTGTACGACCGCTCAATCACGCGCCGAATCGCTGATTCCAAGCTATCGGCTTCCCACTCCGCCAGAAATCCAATGTGCCCCAAGTTGATACCCAGCACCGGAACGTCCTGGGCGCGGGCCACATCCGCGGCGCGGAGGAACGTACCATCACCGCCCAGCACCAACACGAGCTCACACCCAGTCGCTGCGGTATCACTCGGCTTCACTGTCTCAAGCCTCTGCAAAACCGGGTAGTTGTGCAAAAACGGTAATTCTTTCTCCGCCATGAGGCGGACCTCAATACCGGCCTTGATCATCAGCTCGGAAGCACGCGCGGCGGAGGCAATGTTGCCCTCACGGCGGGCATGCGGAACCAGCAGAACGCGGCGATTGAGGTTATCCACGCTATCCATCAGTTCTGCGGTCCTTCCTTTACTGCACGCGCCACCATGTCAACCAGTTCTTCGTTGCTGGGCGCACTGGCACCACCATCCTTGGTGAGCCACAGAAAGTATTCTACGTTGCCGCTCGGACCGGGAAGCGGCGACGCTGTCACTGCACGCGTACTCAGCCCCAAAGACTTGGCAAAAAGCGCAACGGAAGCGGTCACTTCCTGGCGCAGTTCCGCAGACCGCACCACGCCCCCGCTGCCCAATCGGTCTTTGCCAACCTCAAACTGCGGCTTGACCATTGGCAGCAACTGCGCGCCTTCAGCCATGCACGACGCGATGGCCGGAAGCACGAGTTCTAATGAGATGAAGGAGAGGTCCCCGACCATGAGATCCGCGGACCCTCCGATCAGCTCCGGGGTGAGGTGCCGGACGTTCGTGCGATCAAGCACGGTGACGCGGGGATCATTCTGCAAACGCCACACGAGCTGGCCATAGCCAACATCCACAGCCACTACTTCCGAAGCTCCACGCGCAAGAAGCACGTCAGTGAACCCGCCTGTTGATGCACCCGCATCAAGGGCGCGGCACCCCGTAATGTCTAGTCCCAGTGGCTCGAAGACGTCGAGCGCACCCAACAGCTTGTGTGCGCCACGTGATGCCCATTCATCAGCATCCTCAAGGTTCACCTTGATTGATGCATCCGGCGCCACCACCGTTGCCGGCTTGGTAGCAGCGAAACCACCAACCTCAACGCGTCCCTCTTTGATCCACTCCACCGCTTGCTCGCGGGAACGCGCAATCTTCCTACGCACTAACTCCGCATCAAGGCGCCGACGTGCAGGCGGCATAGCATCTCCTCCATCCGAAAACTCCCGGCTACTGTTCGCATTCCTGGGCAGTAAGGTGCGTTGTGCTCAGCTGTCTTCAACACTAAGGGCTTCGCGCAACACCTCGTGTGCTGCGGCGCATTGAGCTAATTCGCCCTCCAGCTCATGCGGTTCTTCCGCAAAGGCTTCGGCAAATCGCGCAGTGATGCGCTCCGGTGTCGCTAGCGCACCACCATCCGTATCTACCACCAGGATTCAACCGCCTTGCGTGCGGAAGGCGATTGCGCCTCCACCGTGAACTCCGGGGTGGGATCGCCACTCCCATCAGCCGTATCCTCCGCCCACGCCGCGGCTAGAACCGTCCGCAATGCCTGGATCGGCGTGGAATCACCATCACCACCAGCTAACACAACGGTGCGCTGCGTGGTTCCAGACGACGCTGGATTTACTGACGCGGTGAACCCGCCTTGCGGTTGCGGTGCAAGATCAGCAGCCGACTCGCTCAACGCCGTCATGTTCTCTGCAATGAACGTGGGCCGCTGGGATACCGGTGCGTTAAGCAGTGCCCACGGTCCAGACACTCCGGTGAGTACATGCAGCGTATCCATCCCGGCAGCAACCCCGCCAGCGATGTCCGTATCCAACCGATCACCAACAACAAGGGGGCGCTGGCTACCAAGCGTCTGCTGCGCAATCTCAAACATTGCCGGACCAGGTTTGCCCGCGGCCTGCGGAACCACGCCAGTAGCGTTGGTCACTGCAGCGACCATAGACCCGTTGCCCAGCGCCATGCCACGGGCAGTCGGAAGCGTGGAATCAAGGTTCGATGCAAGATAACGCGCACCAGCATTGATTGCTAGAACAGCTTCGGCGAGCGTACGCCACCCGTTATCAGGATGATGGCCGTGCAGCACCACGATTGGCTTGTCATCCGCGGATTCAACCACCCGGAAACCCGCGCCGGCCACCAGTTCTTTAAACGACGGCGCACCCACTACGTAGACGGGGTCACCAGGCTGAAGGTACTGTTCCGCGAGCTTCACTGCCGCTTGCGCGGACGTCATCACGTTTTCCGCTGCCACGTCCAATCCAATACCGCGCAATGCACCCGCAACCTCCTCAGGGCCTTTGGAGGCATTGTTAGTGACGTACATCGCTGGCAGCGCCGCCGCGTTAATGGCCTCTACCGCATACGGAATAGGGTTGTGCCCTGCCCATACCGTGCCATCGAGGTCAAGCAGCAGCGCGTCATACTCCGCGACGAGCGAGCTGCGCGACGAAGCCGGGGATGAGTTGCGGGAAGAATCGGGTGCAGTCACGTCAAAACTCCTTCACGAACCTCGCGTCTAGTTCTCGCCGCCGTTGAGTTCGGCAAGGCGCTCGCGCGCATCCGTCGTCTCATCAACGTCGATGTCAGCGGCATGAGCAAACCACTGCGCTGCTTCATCCTTGCGTCCTGCTGCCAACAATGCGTCTGCGTAGGCATAAGAAAGACGCGCATGCGCCAGTCCCGTTGACCGCAACGACGGGTTGAGGCGCTGCAAGGTCACCACGGCCGAATCCGCTTGCCCAAGATCCAACCGCGCGCCGGCCAGGACAATGCCCAACTCAATCTGGGACTCGGGATCAAGATCCGCCGCCTCCGGACTACGCCCGATCTCCAGTGCCTTATCTGGACGACCCAGCCCGCGTTCCGCATCAGCCATTACCGCAAGCAATCCTGGGCCACCGCTGATTCGACGCGCAGCACGCAATTCAGACAGTGCTTCCTTCCACTCCCCCGCTTGATACGCAGCAATACCCGCGGATTCACGCACAACACCAACCCGTCCAGCGCGGTTCTTCGCCGCCCGGGCGTGCTCAAGCGCCAACTGCGGATCGTCCGCCATCAACGTCGCGGCCATAATCATGTGCTTGGCCACACGGTCAGCATTGTCCTTCGATAGAACCTTGAGGTCCTGCAACACCGAGCGGTCAAGATCATTCGGATCGATATCATCCGGCAAATGGGGCTCGTTCTCTTTCTGCGACATCCGCTCTTCACGGTAGCCCTCACGGCGCGGGTTCGAACGATCATGCCTCACCCGGTCGTCGCGCCCTCCATCCCTGCGATTACCGCCCTGGCGAGGACCACCACCGCTGCGTCCGCCATGTCCATTACGGCCGCCGGGGCGTCCGCCGCCTTTACCGTAGTTGCCGCGGGAAGGCCTGCTGTGCTCACTCACGATTAACCACCAATCACTTTCACACCGGCGAAGTTCTTCTTGCCGCGGCGCAGGACAATCCAGGATCCATGAAGAAGATCCTCGGCACCCGGCTCCCAGTCCTCGGCATCGATGCGCTGGTTATTGGCGTACGCTCCGCCCTCTTTCACGGCACGACGGGCAGCACCCTTCGAGTCTGCTAGACCCGATGCAACAAGAAGATCGACGATAGTCCTTGGCGCGCCGGGCTCAATTTCAGCAACCGTGGTTTCGCTGACCGATGCCGCGAGCGTGGCCTCATCCAAATCGGTCAGCTCCGCGCGACCGAACAGCGCCTGGGATGCGAGCTCCACCGCCTTCGTTGCCTCTGGCCCGTGGACTAGGTCCGTCATTTCTTGAGCAAGACGTTTCTGGGCTGTTCGCTTGAACGGCGCTTCCGCGACCACGGTTTCCAGTTCAGCGAGTTCCTCCTTGTTCAGGAACGTGAACCAGCGGAGGTAGCGGATGACATCGGCGTCGGCGGTGTTGACGAAGTACTGGTACCAGCGGTACGGGCTCGTCATGTCCGGGTCGAGCCACAGCGACCCGCCACCGGTGGATTTACCAAACTTCTTACCTTCGGAATCCGTGACCAGCGGCACGGTCAGGGCATGAACGGATGCGCCGTCCGTACGGCGGTTCAAGTCCACACCCGCAACAAGGTTGCCCCACTGGTCGCTTCCACCGATTTGCAGGATGCAGTCATAGTTGCGGCGCAACTGTACGAAGTCATTCGCTTGAAGAAGCATGTAGGAAAACTCCGTGTAGGAGATTCCATCGTTTTCCAAGCGTCGCTTCACCGTGTCACGCGAGAGCATCGTCGACAAAGAGAAGTGCTTGCCAATGTCGCGCAGGAACGTAATGACGGACATGTCGTTGGTCCAGTCAGCGTTGTTGACCAACAACGCTGCGTTGTCACCATCGAAGGACACGAATCGGCTCAACTGGCCGGAGATGCGCTCCGCCCAATCAGCAACCGTATCGGTGGAGTTCATCGAACGCTCACCAACATCGCGTGGATCACCGATCATGCCAGTCGCACCGCCGGCAACGATGATCGGACGGTGACCAGCTTCTTGGAAGCGGCGCAACATCAAAAGCGGCACGAGGTGCCCCGCGTGCAACGACGGACCCGTCGGATCAAAACCCGCGTAGAGAGTGATCGGGGCCTTCGTTGCCTCCGCCAGTGCATCAATATCGGTTGACTGGTTAATCAACCCACGCCACTGAAGTTCATCGATGATGTTCATCGCGTTTCTTATTCACCCTTCTTCTCGTACGGCTGCGCCTCATCAATAAGCAGCACTGGAATTCCGTCATCTATCCGGTAAGCGATGTTCTTCCGCGGGTTCACGAGGAGTTGCTCCTCCGCGTGGTAGTCCAAGGGCCCCTTATCCTGAGGGCACGCGAGGACTTCGAGCAATCGTGGATCAAGCGACGGTGAGTTCGACGTCATGATCGTTCATGCTACCCGTCAGGGGTGACGGCCGTTTTCAGTGCCGTCAGTGGCACCTTGCTGATAACCCGTGTCAAGGCCCGGGAGGTTCCCAAACGTTTCCCGCAACATTCGCGCCTGAGAATCCATCGCGCGCAGGTTGTCGTCCAAGATCCCATCTTTCACCCGCCGCGCCGCACCCGTCAGAGTCTGCAGCGAGTCGGTCACAACGGCCACTGCTTCAGCTGATTGGTACTGCGGGGCGTCGATGTAGGTGTTTACGACTTCCGGCAGATAGATGTCGATGATGTTCCACACCGTCTGCTGGTGTTCCGGGGTGGAATCGATGTGATCCCACTCGCTTAAGACGAAACGCAAGGTTGTGTCCAGCTCATACATGCGGTCCAGGACGGGTTGCGGTGGCGCCGCGCGGCGCAGGTTCTTCGCAACTGCCGTGAGTTTTTCTTCCAACAACACTGGGGCAGGAACGTATCTGCGCGGGGGTTTCGCGCTGGCACTAGAACCTGGGCCGAGAGCTTTCTGCTGGGGCTGCTTCGGTGGCGGCGTGAGCAAGACGCCTGCGCCCCACGCTGCGGCGCCGGCCAGCAAGACCATCGGAGTAGTAATCGGGGCTAGTGCAGCACCGACGAGCGTGACCGCCGATAGCCCCATTCCCACCAGGTTTTTCCTGGAGAAGAAAAAATTCTGGTTACTGGTATCCACGGATCTCCTTGAATGCTTCAGCCAAGTCACCGTTCAATGCGTCGAATACTTTACCACCCGTGAGCTCCGCCAACGCGTTCATTTCGCTCTCACTAGCTTCGCCGTAAAGGATCACAAAGACGGGGATCTTCCTCTTTTCCACGGACAGGTCACGGTACGCCCTTTCGAACGCGTGGTAGTCCATACCGTTGGTCACTTCACCATCAGTCAGAAGCACTATCGACGGGATCCCGGAGTCCGCATCGGTGCGTTCGATGGTCTGCATCAACGTGTCATAGATCGCGGTCTTTCCATCTGGGCGCAGGTCGTTGATGTAGTTGTGCAAAGAGCCCTTGACCTCAGCACTGTTGCGGTCAAACTCCTCTGTCACTGATGGAAGCGGAGTCGTAGAGAAGGCCTGCAAAGTCACCTTCTCATGGTTCCGGAGGCCCACATTTCCGATCGCCGTATTCGCAGTCCCGTCGATTAGGGAATTCATGATCTGCTTCAGCGAGACCATGCGCTCCCCTTCCATGGAGCCAGACGTGTCCATGATGAAGGTCGTGGCACCTGCGGCACGGTACTCATTGTTGTAGGCGTCCAACAGGGAGTTCAGGACATCAAGGTTTGCCGGGAACGGCAACTCAATCACCGTCTGAGAGCTGAGCTCAGCCGGCAAGTTGTCAACGTCCTTAACCGGGCGACGGGACGTGTCCGCAATATCTTGCTGGTGGTCGAGCAACCATTCACTCAGGGCTTGAACCTTTTCCTTCGCACCATCATTCGTCGGCGCAGCTAGGGCTGACAGCGGGTAATCCGCGCTAATCACACCATCAGACGGCACAACCACGGTCATCTTGCGGCCATTTGTCGCACCGTTTTTGTTCATCTCCAACAGCACGGACTCGTAATTGATGATCGCATCGGCTTTATCCGGATCGTCCACGAAGGCCTCAACCAACCAGCCGGAGGAACCAGAGACCATGGTTTGCGCCTGGAACAAATCCGGCAAACGATCCTCCAGCATCGAGATGTCCTGCTGGGACAATGCCTCACCGGTATCGGCCATCGCTGTAGCGACGGATACCAACGCAGAGAAGCCGGAGTTTGATGTGGCCGGGTCAGTCATTCCGAAGGTGAACTTGCCGTCTTTGGCAGCTTGGGCGAACTCATCCCAGGTCGGCTGCTTCTTATCCCACCCGAGCTCGCGCGCCTTGTCGGACCACACGCCGAACGCTACAGGAGATTTAGCAATCTCCGTGCTGCTGGACAATTTATCGCTAGCGCTGAACAGGTCGACATAGCGGTTGGTAGCAAACCACGTCGCATCCACCCCTTCAATGCCGCCGTCCGCGAGCCTGCGTGAGTTCTCGATCGTGCCGCCCGGGAAGGACATGGTGATGTCGAACCCCAGGTCTGACGACGCTTCCTCCATTAAGGGCTCGAGGTCGCGCAGCTCCGTGGCTGCGATGATATCGAGCGACCCTCCCTTAGCACTTGGCTTCGTGTCACTAGAACAGCTCACCAACGCGGCACCCAGTGCGACGGCTACGAGGAGCGCCAGCACCGCCCGGACATTCAGGCTCATGACTTTCACTGCATTCATGTGTCGCGGTTCCCCTTCTTTTTTAATCCTTGGCTTACTCAAGTGGGCCGTCGGGCAGCTTGCCGTAGCGCGCAATGACACCCTCGATGAGCTTTTCTAGGCGGTCAAAGTTCGGCGGATCAACGGAATTCACCAAGTTCGGCGGCGCGGATAGTCCCCGCTTTTCCATTACTTCATCCAGGTAGTTTCCACTCGTCGTCCTAAAACCATGGCGTGCGGCGAGTTTTTGGAGTTCTTCGTCTTCTTCCAGCAGCTTGCCAAAGTTCTTTCCCTCGTCAGAGATTCCAACAAGACCGTGCTTTGCCAACACCGTGGGGTCGAGCTGAACGAGCACCATGTCGTCCTTGATGCGGGATTTGTCTTTCAGCTGCTCCCCGAAGAACTGGGCCTCATACACCATGACCATCGGTGCAGAGCCCATGCCTTGGCTCAAGTAATCAGCGAACGGTCCAGCCGAAGAGGACTCGGTGTAACCCTGTCCAGTGAAGAACGGGGTGATCTGATCGGTCAACCACGCGACGTCATCTGCTTTTTCAGGCTCACGCTGTTGGAACTGCCACGCCAGAATCGACAAGTACATCGCGGCGGAATTCGAGCTCTTGATGTTCGTGGTGGAAATCTGCACTTTGCGTGGCGACGGGAATTCGGACCCAAGGTCGCGCCATCGTTTATTCGACCTGGCTAGGTCGATGTACTTATCCACGTTGAGTATGTAACCGCCATTGGCTTGTTCAACGACTCCTTCGCGCTGCAGGATCTCAACGATCGGCTGGAAGGTTGCCACAGCCATGGGGCTGAAGAACGGGTAGTTGACCGAACTCCCGGACAGGTTATCCCGGATCTTTTGCGCGGCCGGAGCAGACGACGGCAAGGCGAAGTCTTTGTTTTTCAGATCGGCATCATCAGCGATCTCACGCGAGCCTGCGGTGGTGAATTCGACCGTGTATCCGAGTTTGGATAAACGCTTCACCACGTCTGGGTCTTCAAAGAAATCGCGCTTCTCAGACCCGATGACGCCCTTAACTACCGTCTCGCCGCTACCTGAGCGACTAAGTATGTCTTCGCCATCACCGGGCAGAATGCTTCTTCCGAACACGGCCCAAAGCGCCACCACTAACAAGATGACGCCGACGATGATGGAAAGCCCTCTTCCTTTCCTTCCACTCTTCGTGTTGGTACTGCTCTGCGGGGCCTGGTAGCTCATGCAGCCAGTTTAAGGGCGAACGGGCCTTTCTGCCCACGCCCTGTGAGACTGATTGGATTCCACGACGCGCTCGCGTTGTTCGTTCACGCGAACCTGCGCAGTACCACCGCGCGTATCACGGGACGCCACGGCACCTTCGACGGTGAGCACGTCACGTACTTCCGGTGTGAGCCGTGAGTCCACTGATGCCAGCTCCTCATCGGTCAGATCAATGAGATCAACGCCGCGTGATTCCGCAATACGTACGCACGCGCCGGATGCTTCGTGGGCCTCACGGAACGGCACGCCTTGGCGCACCATCCACTCTGCGAGGTCAGTGGCCAAGGTGAACCCAGCCGGAGCCAGTTCCCGCATCCGGTCTTCATGGAACTCAAGAGTTGACACCAGACCGGTCATCGCCGGAAGCACGATGCGCAGCTGCGAAACCGAATCGATGATCGGCTCCTTGTCTTCCTGCAAGTCTCGGTTGTACGCCAACGGCTGTGCCTTGAACGTTGCCAACAGGCCTGTGAGGTTGCCGATCAAGCGGCCGGATTTGCCGCGGGCAAGCTCGGCAACGTCAGGGTTCTTCTTCTGCGGCATGATGGAGGACCCCGTCGACCACGCGTCATCAAGGGTCACGTAACCAAACTCAGGCGTGGACCACGCGATGATTTCTTCAGCCAAACGGGAAACATCAACTGCGATCTGCGCCAGTACGTAGGCTGCCTCCGATACGAAGTCGCGGGAGGATGTGCCGTCGAGAGAGTTGTCGCATGCGGAATCAAAGCCAAGCTCGTCCG
This genomic window contains:
- a CDS encoding Trm112 family protein, with protein sequence MTSNSPSLDPRLLEVLACPQDKGPLDYHAEEQLLVNPRKNIAYRIDDGIPVLLIDEAQPYEKKGE
- a CDS encoding HAD-IIA family hydrolase; the protein is MTAPDSSRNSSPASSRSSLVAEYDALLLDLDGTVWAGHNPIPYAVEAINAAALPAMYVTNNASKGPEEVAGALRGIGLDVAAENVMTSAQAAVKLAEQYLQPGDPVYVVGAPSFKELVAGAGFRVVESADDKPIVVLHGHHPDNGWRTLAEAVLAINAGARYLASNLDSTLPTARGMALGNGSMVAAVTNATGVVPQAAGKPGPAMFEIAQQTLGSQRPLVVGDRLDTDIAGGVAAGMDTLHVLTGVSGPWALLNAPVSQRPTFIAENMTALSESAADLAPQPQGGFTASVNPASSGTTQRTVVLAGGDGDSTPIQALRTVLAAAWAEDTADGSGDPTPEFTVEAQSPSARKAVESWW
- the steA gene encoding putative cytokinetic ring protein SteA; translation: MSVFSPSSDTEGRTGVRGGNLRDCTPQGKGRGLRKLGAGDIAVVDSPDMSRREAQFLADARPAAVINFAQFSTGKMPNYGPLLLMDADIPLFENASTELRGAFRDGKKGAVHPSGDIYVGKKLVAEAAPVERDVADDAYDVAQRNLVENMEAFFGNTTEFIHAESPLLVDGVGVPDLGDMMDGRKVLVVSPAVDTREKIGNLRHFIREFQPVIIGVGAAADTLLDLGYSCDLIVGDPAEISADNLRGDAKVILPADPDGHAAGLERIQDLGVGARTFPAATDSATDLAILLAVFHNSEIIVTVGDELDLDSIFALEESATPAAALTRLKGGYRIVDAAVIESLYRPSNAGGFAWAWAILGILVALATVILVVGLTGNGSFNDNLIDTWNNFALHVQGWFNPSR
- a CDS encoding TlyA family RNA methyltransferase; its protein translation is MPPARRRLDAELVRRKIARSREQAVEWIKEGRVEVGGFAATKPATVVAPDASIKVNLEDADEWASRGAHKLLGALDVFEPLGLDITGCRALDAGASTGGFTDVLLARGASEVVAVDVGYGQLVWRLQNDPRVTVLDRTNVRHLTPELIGGSADLMVGDLSFISLELVLPAIASCMAEGAQLLPMVKPQFEVGKDRLGSGGVVRSAELRQEVTASVALFAKSLGLSTRAVTASPLPGPSGNVEYFLWLTKDGGASAPSNEELVDMVARAVKEGPQN
- the recN gene encoding DNA repair protein RecN — translated: MLLDISITNLGVIPHAQVEFSPGLTVLTGETGAGKTMVVTGLRLLSGGKADSSKVRTGSDQAVVEGVFAVDEDDTALMSAIAETGAQADDSGDGHHREYVAARSVKATGRSRAHLGGRTVPAGTLGEITSRLLTIHGQNDQLRLLAPAEQLGALDAFAPEIEAIRDGYVSAWSTWRELAKDLRQRTEQRRELEQEVDRLRFAVDEINAVEPVAGEDEELIATIKRLQDVDALHDAATLALTALDGDPSGGGYGEEEPASTLIGHASGALSSSSDEALKELGERLSEVASELSDISGELGRYLAGLPSDPGELDTLLTRQQELKTLTRKYAPDIDGVLAWRDKALARLDKIDTSAEAVEKLAAAVRDAEKQMAARAKKLTAARTRAANDLEKAVTAELRGLAMPKARIAVVVEPREPGPDGADVVELRLAPNATAEPQPLATSASGGELSRVMLALEVVLSTHRSGHTMVFDEVDAGVGGRAAVEIGKRLARLARRNQVIVVTHLPQVAAYADAHLHVSKNVGDSSVTSGVVQLSDEERVEELARMLAGMEDSETGRAHAKELLEKARVDVRETEAAENPKG
- the tyrS gene encoding tyrosine--tRNA ligase — translated: MNIIDELQWRGLINQSTDIDALAEATKAPITLYAGFDPTGPSLHAGHLVPLLMLRRFQEAGHRPIIVAGGATGMIGDPRDVGERSMNSTDTVADWAERISGQLSRFVSFDGDNAALLVNNADWTNDMSVITFLRDIGKHFSLSTMLSRDTVKRRLENDGISYTEFSYMLLQANDFVQLRRNYDCILQIGGSDQWGNLVAGVDLNRRTDGASVHALTVPLVTDSEGKKFGKSTGGGSLWLDPDMTSPYRWYQYFVNTADADVIRYLRWFTFLNKEELAELETVVAEAPFKRTAQKRLAQEMTDLVHGPEATKAVELASQALFGRAELTDLDEATLAASVSETTVAEIEPGAPRTIVDLLVASGLADSKGAARRAVKEGGAYANNQRIDAEDWEPGAEDLLHGSWIVLRRGKKNFAGVKVIGG
- a CDS encoding NAD kinase, which translates into the protein MDSVDNLNRRVLLVPHARREGNIASAARASELMIKAGIEVRLMAEKELPFLHNYPVLQRLETVKPSDTAATGCELVLVLGGDGTFLRAADVARAQDVPVLGINLGHIGFLAEWEADSLESAIRRVIERSYSVAARMTIDVTVHDGYGRLLGEGWALNEASLENQDRRGVLDAILEVDFRPVSSFGCDGVLISTPTGSTAYAFSAGGPVLWPELDAILVVPNNAHALFTKPLVVSPSSTVAVESLVTTSPADVILDGFRHIPMPPGSRLEVVRGSKPVRLVRLDDSPFTDRLVNKLRLPVYGWRGPGA